A single region of the Amphiprion ocellaris isolate individual 3 ecotype Okinawa chromosome 4, ASM2253959v1, whole genome shotgun sequence genome encodes:
- the ltv1 gene encoding protein LTV1 homolog — translation MPHRKKKSFIEKKKAVTFHLVHRSQRDPLAADEKAPQHVLLPASKVEAEKRREEQRQFGVFFDDDYDYLQHLKEASGQSELVAAGASYPDRQPLRLRDEEEEDEEERDTDKDMPAATIHLPSSVFASEFEEEVGLLNKAAPISGPRLDMDPDIVAALDEDFDYEDPDNILEDDFIMKANRSGGAVDTEGASDDDDDDDDEWEDTDEEGDFDSEGGFSGDEDMDGDRLGREFLFMDEETKSRFTEYSLTSSVMRRNEQLTLLDDRFEKFYEQFDDDEIGALDNAELEGFIEPDSARLEEVIKDYFKQKAKESLRPEDLGPKELPAVKEEEEEDEEGEEEEMETVVIEAPEEKWDCETIISTYSNIYNRPKVIQEPPKPKPIRVSSKTGIPLDVLPARGLTAKQEERMTRINDSDLPRVSTQPRNKEESKEERKARKQAVKEERKERRAEKKANKMAFKEEKVRQEKQMLNLRTNVQGLKL, via the exons ATG CCTCACAGAAAGAAGAAATCGTTCATTGAAAAGAAGAAGGCTGTGACCTTTCACCTGGTCCACAGAAGTCAGAGGGACCCGCTGGCTGCAGATGAGAAAGCACCACAGCACGTCCTCCTGCCTGCCTCAAAG GTGGAAGCGGAGAAGAGGCGTGAGGAGCAGAGGCAGTTTGGTGTTTTCTTCGATGATGACTATGACTACCTGCAGCACCTGAAGGAGGCGTCCGGCCAGTCTGAGCTGGTGGCAGCCGGGGCCTCATATCCTGACAGACAACCTTTACGGCTCcgagatgaagaggaagaagacgaggaggagagagacacagacaaggATATGCCT GCCGCTACCATCCATCTGCCCTCTTCAGTGTTCGCCTCAGAGTTTGAAGAAGAAGTTGGACTTCTGAACAAAGCTGCTCCTATTTCAG GACCCCGACTGGACATGGACCCTGATATTGTAGCTGCTCTCGATGAAGACTTTGACTATGAAGACCCCGACAACATCCTGGAGGATGACTTCATCATGAAAGCAAACCGCTCAGGCGGAGCGGTGGACACAGA AGGAGCCTCTGATGATGAcgacgacgatgatgatgagTGGGAGGATACGGACGAGGAAGGAGATTTTGACTCTGAGGGTGGTTTTTCTGGCGATGAGGACATGGACGGTGACCGTCTTGGTCGAGAGTTTCTGTTCATGGACGAGGAGACCAAGAGTCGCTTCACAGAGTATTCGCTGACCTCATCTGTAATGAGGAGGAACGAGCAGCTCACCTTGCTGGACGACCGCTTCGAAAAG TTTTACGAACAGTTTGATGATGATGAGATCGGTGCTCTGGACAACGCCGAGCTGGAGGGTTTTATTGAACCAGACAGCGCTCGCCTGGAGGAAGTCATCAAAGACTACTTCAAGCAGAAAGCAAAAGA GTCCCTGAGGCCTGAAGATTTGGGTCCTAAAGAGCTTCCTGCtgtgaaagaggaggaggaggaagatgaggagggggaggaagaagagatggagaCTGTTGTCATTGAGGCTCCAGAAGAGAAGTGGGACTGTGAAACCATCATCA GTACATACTCCAACATATATAACAGACCCAAAGTCATTCAGGAACCACCAAAG CCCAAGCCGATCCGTGTGTCCAGTAAGACGGGCATCCCCCTGGACGTCCTCCCTGCCAGAGGCCTGACGGCCAAGCAGGAAGAGCGCATGACGAGAATCAACGACTCTGACCTGCCTCGTGTCTCCACTCAGCCCCGGAACAAGGAGGAGagcaaagaggagaggaaggcaAGGAAACAGGCTGTGAAAGAAGAACGCAAG GAGAGGAGAGCTGAGAAGAAAGCCAACAAGATGGCGTTCAAGGAAGAAAAAGTGCGACAGGAGAAACAAATGTTGAACCTGAGAACAAACGTTCAAGGCCTGAAGCTTTAG